The following are from one region of the Pirellulaceae bacterium genome:
- a CDS encoding recombinase family protein: MNKANINRQLNCAIYTRKSTDEGLDKEFNSLDAQRECAEAYIKSQTQEGWHCVPDRYDDGGFTGGNMDRPALKQLLADIEAGKVNCVVVYKVDRLSRSLMDFARMLEVFERNQVAFVSVTQQFNTTNSMGRLMLNVLLSFAQFERELISERTRDKIAAARRKGKWSGGMPLLGYDIEPQGGKLRINEVEANRVRAIYDLYLERESIMATIAELDSRGWNNKSWKTKKGTLRGGSPFTKATLFRLLTNVTYIGKLGYKDEVNEGEHDAIISTEVWQKVQSLLRRNGRTGGVEARNKFGAMLKGILRCACCDCSMTPTHTTKNGSKRYRYYVCMKAQKRGWKNCKSKSVPAAEIEKFVVDKIRHAGHDAALVDEVVEQAKIQSERELGALVTERDELVKELEYWNEAIRVAAPKIKPGSPDATSLEQLADWHESLRRAEHRHTIVSAKLTALQAQTLTREDVVNALTSFEPIWESLTVREQSRIVQLIVQQIDYDGATGRVTITFHPDGIKTIAMENRPELVEAVS, encoded by the coding sequence ATGAACAAAGCCAACATCAATCGCCAATTGAACTGTGCGATCTACACCCGCAAGTCCACAGACGAAGGGCTCGACAAGGAATTCAACTCGCTTGATGCCCAACGCGAATGCGCCGAAGCGTACATCAAAAGCCAAACGCAGGAAGGCTGGCATTGCGTACCCGATCGTTATGACGACGGTGGTTTCACTGGTGGCAATATGGATCGTCCGGCGCTCAAGCAATTGCTGGCGGACATCGAAGCAGGCAAGGTGAACTGCGTGGTCGTCTACAAGGTCGACCGACTAAGCCGCTCGCTGATGGACTTCGCTCGCATGCTCGAGGTCTTCGAACGCAATCAGGTTGCCTTCGTCAGCGTAACGCAGCAATTCAATACGACCAACTCGATGGGGCGGCTGATGCTCAACGTGCTGCTGTCGTTTGCCCAGTTCGAACGCGAGCTGATCTCGGAGAGAACACGCGACAAGATCGCTGCGGCACGACGCAAAGGCAAATGGTCTGGTGGCATGCCGCTGCTTGGCTACGACATCGAGCCACAAGGCGGCAAGCTTCGAATCAACGAGGTCGAGGCCAATAGAGTCAGGGCGATCTACGATCTGTACTTGGAACGCGAGTCGATCATGGCGACGATTGCCGAACTCGATAGCCGTGGCTGGAACAACAAGTCATGGAAAACGAAAAAGGGAACGCTCCGGGGCGGCTCGCCGTTTACCAAAGCGACGCTGTTTCGGCTCCTGACCAATGTCACCTACATCGGCAAGCTTGGCTACAAAGACGAAGTGAATGAAGGAGAGCATGATGCGATCATTTCTACAGAGGTCTGGCAGAAGGTCCAGTCGCTCCTTCGCCGCAACGGTCGAACTGGCGGTGTCGAAGCGAGAAACAAGTTCGGCGCGATGCTCAAAGGAATCCTGCGATGTGCTTGCTGCGACTGTTCGATGACGCCGACGCACACGACCAAGAACGGATCGAAACGCTACCGTTACTACGTTTGCATGAAGGCCCAGAAGCGCGGCTGGAAGAACTGCAAGTCCAAGTCGGTGCCGGCCGCCGAGATCGAAAAGTTTGTCGTTGACAAGATACGCCACGCTGGCCACGACGCGGCGCTCGTCGACGAGGTGGTGGAGCAAGCCAAGATCCAATCCGAACGCGAACTGGGGGCACTTGTGACCGAACGGGACGAGCTTGTGAAAGAGCTGGAGTACTGGAACGAAGCCATCCGCGTTGCCGCTCCCAAGATTAAGCCAGGCTCGCCAGATGCAACCTCCCTAGAACAGCTAGCCGACTGGCACGAAAGCCTTCGGCGCGCCGAGCATCGACATACAATCGTAAGCGCGAAGCTCACGGCGCTGCAGGCCCAAACGCTAACCCGCGAAGATGTCGTCAACGCATTGACCAGTTTCGAGCCGATCTGGGAATCGCTCACAGTCCGCGAGCAATCGCGGATTGTCCAGTTGATCGTACAGCAGATCGATTACGACGGAGCGACCGGTCGCGTGACCATCACCTTCCATCCCGATGGTATCAAGACGATCGCCATGGAGAACCGTCCTGAACTCGTGGAGGCCGTATCATGA
- a CDS encoding site-specific DNA-methyltransferase, protein MPTLNWIGKEAVVDHHRHIPTRLLECDPKLSFGDPDAENLLVEGDNLEALKALLPRYRGQVKCIYIDPPYNTGNENWVYNDNVNDPRIKKWLGQVVGKEAEDLCRHDKWLCMMYPRLALLRDFLTEDGSIFVSIDDNEVQHLRGLMDEIFGQSNFIATVIWQKVYSPKNSARHFSDDHDYIVVYAKRSELFVPNLISRTAEQDAAYKNPDDDPRGVWKTSDLSARNFYGEGTYSIECPGGRKIDGPPRGRYWSISKPKLLELDADNRIWWGQNRNSIPQLKRFLSEVKQGRVPQTLWPYTEVGHTQAAKKELIAICDFESSDDVFITPKPTQLIQRVLEIAADKDSIILDSFAGSGTTGQAVVAANKLDGGTRRCVLVEVLPQVASPVTRQRLQRVCEGYEGSSGVTVDGLGSGFRYCKLGRTLLDEFGDINGEVPFTDLARYVYLLETGVPVPKRPKKDCPLLGVHQGRAIYLLYNGVLGDRRPAGGNVLTNSVLAGLPPHPEGKGSRVIFGEATRLSESTLARENIVFRQIPYSLRES, encoded by the coding sequence ATGCCAACACTCAACTGGATCGGCAAAGAAGCTGTCGTTGATCATCATCGGCATATCCCTACGCGGTTGCTGGAATGCGACCCAAAGCTTTCGTTCGGAGATCCAGATGCCGAGAATCTGCTCGTTGAAGGGGACAACCTCGAAGCGCTGAAGGCTCTGTTGCCTCGTTACCGAGGACAGGTGAAGTGTATCTACATCGACCCGCCGTACAACACAGGCAACGAGAACTGGGTCTACAACGACAACGTTAACGATCCGCGAATCAAAAAGTGGCTCGGGCAGGTCGTTGGCAAGGAGGCGGAAGACTTGTGCCGCCATGACAAGTGGTTGTGCATGATGTATCCAAGGCTTGCTCTACTAAGAGATTTCTTGACGGAAGATGGCTCAATTTTCGTATCCATTGACGACAACGAAGTTCAGCACTTACGTGGGTTAATGGACGAAATCTTTGGTCAGTCAAACTTTATAGCGACCGTCATTTGGCAAAAGGTCTACTCCCCCAAGAACTCTGCAAGACATTTTTCAGACGACCACGACTACATAGTTGTCTATGCCAAGAGGAGTGAGCTTTTCGTGCCGAATCTTATTTCCCGCACAGCGGAACAAGATGCGGCATACAAAAACCCAGATGATGACCCGCGTGGTGTTTGGAAGACGAGCGACTTGTCTGCGAGGAATTTTTACGGCGAGGGTACTTATTCAATAGAATGCCCAGGAGGGCGAAAAATCGACGGTCCGCCTAGAGGTCGATATTGGTCTATCTCAAAGCCCAAGCTATTGGAGCTTGATGCAGACAACAGAATATGGTGGGGACAGAATCGAAATAGCATACCCCAGTTGAAGCGATTCTTGAGCGAAGTCAAGCAAGGGCGTGTACCGCAAACATTATGGCCATACACAGAAGTCGGTCATACTCAAGCAGCAAAGAAAGAACTCATTGCGATTTGCGATTTTGAATCCTCTGACGACGTTTTCATTACTCCCAAGCCGACTCAGTTAATCCAGCGTGTTTTAGAAATCGCTGCTGATAAAGACTCCATCATTCTTGATTCGTTTGCGGGTAGTGGGACGACAGGGCAAGCAGTTGTTGCAGCGAATAAGCTTGATGGGGGCACTCGAAGATGTGTCTTGGTTGAGGTTTTGCCACAAGTCGCAAGCCCGGTGACAAGACAAAGACTACAAAGAGTTTGCGAAGGCTACGAAGGTAGTTCAGGCGTCACCGTGGATGGCCTTGGCTCTGGATTCCGCTACTGCAAGCTTGGACGCACACTGCTTGATGAATTCGGTGACATCAATGGCGAGGTTCCCTTCACGGACCTAGCGCGTTATGTGTACTTACTAGAAACAGGCGTACCGGTACCGAAACGCCCGAAGAAAGACTGTCCGTTGCTTGGCGTCCATCAGGGGCGAGCGATTTATTTACTCTACAACGGCGTGCTAGGTGATCGTCGCCCCGCTGGAGGCAACGTGTTGACCAACAGTGTGTTGGCTGGATTGCCTCCGCATCCAGAGGGAAAAGGTAGTCGTGTCATCTTTGGTGAAGCGACGCGACTCAGCGAATCAACTCTAGCTCGAGAGAACATCGTCTTTCGGCAAATCCCCTATTCATTGCGCGAAAGCTAG
- a CDS encoding helix-turn-helix transcriptional regulator yields the protein MQQFTAFGHCEQVANKMTLGQRLRELRKAKRLSLRELASRVDVGFTYLSKIENHKLEDGHSPSEKLLHLLAVELGGDEEELLLLAEKVPEPIRRRVIARPDAFRRLAELSDRKLDRVLASLD from the coding sequence GTGCAACAATTTACCGCTTTTGGGCACTGCGAACAAGTGGCGAACAAAATGACGCTTGGACAGAGATTGCGAGAGCTTCGGAAAGCAAAGCGGCTCTCGCTGCGTGAACTGGCTTCCCGCGTGGATGTCGGCTTCACGTACCTATCGAAGATCGAGAACCACAAACTCGAAGATGGCCACAGCCCATCGGAAAAGCTGCTCCATCTGCTGGCCGTGGAGCTTGGCGGGGACGAGGAGGAGTTGCTACTGCTTGCCGAAAAGGTCCCCGAACCCATCCGTCGCCGCGTTATCGCCCGCCCCGACGCTTTCCGACGGCTCGCGGAACTCTCTGATCGAAAGCTGGATCGGGTTCTTGCCAGCCTGGACTGA